In Phaenicophaeus curvirostris isolate KB17595 chromosome 14, BPBGC_Pcur_1.0, whole genome shotgun sequence, a single genomic region encodes these proteins:
- the RFWD3 gene encoding E3 ubiquitin-protein ligase RFWD3 gives MAQEEMEVDLQPVPGYSAESLGILPTEPSGPAALSSGAPALGEGGGSVAVLPADDAVVLPNAGTTREAAAEPDRLSNPTLALGGLQRLQGAFDPYRPLPVPQVTQRPPLRRVRRQQRISHSQRTVSARAALDSYFQLGRTQEPATGPVPHLEPSHIARGDQQRSPDEIIEVSDSDRSTSEDEEAVEAAAPLLPLAQETPAAAGSGASSQVQVEPPQALPQGSAEHESQEGEEAEVQQKQRTPLKKPDPSVPVALQDEEEGDICAICFEQWTNAGDHRLSALRCGHLFGYTCIERWLKGQAGKCPQCNKKAKRSDIVVLYARTLKALDTSEQERMKSNLEKEQMLRRQAELESAQSRLQLQVLTDECSKLRKQVQELKALVAQHNASASQRPGSSRTCLPSSLPSSQSQCKYHLEKVFVVSQAGNCRVMAYCDVLSCLVVSQPSPQSTFIPGCGVKMMSVANMKSSQYIAIHSKQIRGLAFGQRADGLLLSAALDNTLKLTSLATNTVVQTYNTGRPVWSCCWCLDDTNYIYAGLVNGSIMIYDLRDTNSHVQELVPQKSRCPMVSLSYLPRMASASLPYGGILAGTLEGACFWEQKAGNSYRPHHLPLEPGGCIDIQTEISTRHCLATYRPSKNNPCVRCVMMELTSSPLTEASEDVVCSSNPVQTFNAGPTCKLLTKNAIFRSPEEDGSIFVCAGDEASNSALLWDAASGSLLQKLQADQPVLDICPLEVNQTHLLATLTEKMVKLYKWQ, from the exons ATGGCTCAAGAAGAGATGGAAGTTGATCTCCAGCCAGTGCCCGGTTACTCTGCAGAGAGCCTTGGGATCCTTCCCACAGAGCCCTCTGGTCCTGCAGCGCTATCTTCTGGTGCTCCAGCGCTCGGTGAAGGAGGAGGCAGCGTTGCAGTTCTTCCTGCTGATGATGCTGTTGTCCTACCAAATGCTGGCACGACACGGGAAGCAGCTGCTGAGCCTGACCGGCTGTCAAATCCTACCTTGGCTCTCGGTGGACTGCAAAGGCTACAAGGGGCGTTTGATCCGTATCGGCCACTGCCTGTGCCACAGGTCACGCAGCGTCCACCGCTGAGGAGAGTTCGCAGGCAACAGAGAATTAGTCACTCCCAGAGGACTGTCAGTGccag GGCAGCCTTGGACAGTTACTTTCAACTCGGCAGGACCCAAGAGCCAGCTACAGGACCAGTTCCGCATCTGGAGCCCTCACATATTGCGAGGGGCGACCAGCAACGCAGCCCAGATGAAATAATAGAAGTGAGCGACTCTGACAGAAGCACTTCTGAGGATGAGGAAGCGGTGGAGGCTGCAGCACCGCTCTTACCACTGGCCCAGGAgacacctgcagcagctggctCAGGAG CTTCCAGTCAGGTCCAAGTGGAGCCACCTCAGGCTTTGCCTCAAGGTTCTGCAGAACATGAAAGTCAAGAAGGTGAAGAGGCTGAAGTCCAGCAAAAGCAG AGAACTCCACTGAAGAAACCAGACCCATCAGTTCCTGTTGCActgcaggatgaggaggagggggaTATCTGTGCGATCTGCTTTGAGCAGTGGACCAATGCTGGAGACCACCGTCTCTCAGCACTGCGGTGTGGGCACCTTTTTGGTTACACCTGCATCGAAAGGTGGCTCAAGGGACAAGCAGGGAAGTGCCCCCAG tgcaacaaaaaagcaaaacgcTCTGACATTGTGGTCCTGTATGCTCGTACTTTGAAAGCGCTGGATACCAGTGAACAGGAGCGCATGAAAAG CAACTTAGAAAAGGAGCAAATGCTGCGGAGACAGGCAGAGCTGGAATCTGCGCAGAGCCGCCTCCAGTTGCAGGTTTTGACGGATGAATGCAGCAAACTCCGGAAGCAAGTTCAG gagCTGAAGGCTCTGGTGGCCCAGCACAACGCGAGTGCTTCTCAGCGACCAGGCAGCTCCCGCACCTGCCTCCCAAGCAGCCTCCCCTCCAGCCAAAGCCAGTGCAAGTACCACTTGGAGAAGGTTTTTGTGGTGTCTCAGGCTGGGAACTGCAGAGTCATGGCATACTGCGACGTGCTGAGTTGTCTTGTGGTATCACAGCCTTCTCCACAGTCTACTTTTATTCCTG GTTGTGGTGTGAAGATGATGAGCGTGGCCAACATGAAGAGCAGTCAGTACATCGCCATCCACAGCAAACAGATCCGGGGACTGGCTTTCGGCCAGCGAGCGGATGGCTTGTTGCTCTCTGCCGCTCTGGACAACACTCTCAAACTGACCAG cttGGCAACAAATACTGTGGTGCAGACGTACAACACTGGCCGTCctgtctggagctgctgctggtgcctCGATGATACAAACTACATCTACGCCGGATTGGTCAATGGTTCCATCATGATCTATGATTTGAGAGACACGAACTCTCATGTTCAAGAACTAGTCCCTCAAAAGTCCAG GTGCCCCATGGTGTCATTGTCTTATCTGCCCCGGATGGCCTCTGCGTCACTGCCTTATGGTGGAATATTAGCTGGGACCTTGGAAGGAGCCTGCTTTTGGGAACAGAAAGCTGGCAACTCCTACCGGCCTCATCACCTGCCTCTGGAACCTGGAGGATGCATCGATATTCAAACAGAGATCAGCACACGGCACTGCCTTGCGACGTACAGGCCAA GTAAAAATAACCCATGTGTGCGTTGTGTGATGATGGAACTGACTTCCAGCCCACTGACAGAGGCATCTGAAGATGTGGTGTGTTCTTCTAATCCAGTTCAGACGTTCAATGCTGGGCCCACCTGCAAGCTGCTCACCAAGAATGCCATTTTTCGGAGCCCAGAGGAGGACGGTAGCATCTTTGTATGCGCTGGAGACGAGGCATCTAATTCTGCCCTG CTCTGGGATGCTGCCAGTGGCTCCttgctgcagaagctgcaggcGGACCAGCCTGTGCTGGATATCTGCCCCTTGGAAGTGAACCAAACCCACCTCCTGGCGACGCTGACTGAGAAGATGGTGAAGCTCTACAAGTGGCAGTGA
- the MLKL gene encoding mixed lineage kinase domain-like protein, whose product MDIVERVFSVAQAIYSQFEQVKCCKHQCQRLVERIQILLEPVRILQAQPSKHISHHEEELLKKLLQALWEAQKLVTKYSQTSWIQKLLRAHSTSEEFVWVNESLEDIAQGLSLLLQAEQKQIFLEAFHEKTCRRQDAEDWRDDRAFLDQVIACTEEPEDMSEEIYIDRQCMESKVDWMQSELNKIVRVMDCLKKVNVGKREDITEIDRDQLTFHRHLQDTESYDLYKGEYLKYPVAIKTFKRPLTTDPAKVRDIFEKEIQTLKKFESPNILRMYGICIEEKDGSPCFSIVMEYCKHGTLRDVLTKQRHLSWDVRIRMALGAARGLYRLHQTGEKSRLHGCICSSKFLVAGDYCVKLSGFELCETESSIKRKVKKNWKQVSMLAYVAPENLKDNNCPYKRPCEIYSFGIVLWEIATSKIPFEGCTPQEITEKICGHHYLDPVGEDCPADLREVIDQCRAFDPSQRPSAEEIVDSLAELEKNRNQGG is encoded by the exons ATGGACATTGTGGAGAGGGTCTTCTCCGTGGCCCAGGCCATCTACAGCCAATTTGAGCAGGTGAAGTGCTGTAAGCATCAGTGCCAGCGCCTCGTAGAGCGcatccagatcctgctggagcCCGTGAGGATCCTCCAGGCTCAGCCGTCGAAGCACATCTCCCACCACGAAGAGGAGCTGCTGAAGAAGCTGCTCCAGGCGCTGTGGGAAGCCCAGAAACTGGTGACGAAATACAGTCAGACTAGCTGGATCCAGAAGCTCCTGCGAGCCCACAGCACCAGCGAGGAGTTCGTCTGGGTGAACGAGAGCCTGGAGGACATTGCCCAGGGGCTGTCActcctgctgcaggcagagcagaagcagaTTTTCCTTGAGGCTTTCCATGAAAAGACCTGTCGCAGGCAGGATGCTGAGGACTGGAGAGATGacagggctttcttggaccagGTGATCGCAT GTACTGAGGAGCCTGAAGACATGTCTGAGGAGATCTACATTGACAGGCAATGTATGGAGAGCAAGGTAGACTGGATGCAAAGCGAGCTGAACAAAATTGTGCGCGTGATGGACT GCTTGAAGAAGGTCAATGTTGGTAAGAGAGAAGACATCACTGAGATTGATCGGGACCAGCTCACCTTCCACAGACACCTGCAGGACACCGAGAGCTACGACCTCTACAAGGGCGAGTACCTCAAATACCCTGTTGCCATCAAAACCTTCAAGAGGCCGTTGACCACAGACCCAGC GAAGGTGAGAGACATCTTTGAGAAGGAGATTCAGACCCTGAAAAAGTTCGAGTCTCCAAACATCCTACGCATGTACGGGATCTGCATTGAGGAGAAAG ACGGGAGCCCCTGCTTCTCCATAGTCATGGAGTACTGCAAGCACGGGACGCTGCGGGATGTGCTCACCAAGCAACGGCATCTGTCCTGGGACGTCCGCATTCGGATGGCCCTGGGAGCTGCCAGAGGCCTTTACAG GTTGCACCAGACAGGGGAGAAGTCCCGACTTCACGGCTGCATCTGCAGTAGCAAGTTCCTGGTGGCCGGGGATTACTGTGTGAAG CTATCGGGATTTGAGCTGTGTGAAACAGAGTCATCCATCAAGAGGAAAGTCAAGAAGAATTGGAAGCAAGTCTCTATGTTGGCTTATGTCGCCCCTGAGAACTTGAAAGACAACAATTGCCCCTACAAGAGACCCTGTGAAATATACAG CTTCGGAATCGTGCTGTGGGAGATTGCAACTTCCAAAATCCCATTTGAAG GCTGCACGCCCCAGGAGATCACAGAGAAAATCTGCGGCCACCATTACCTGGACCCTGTTGGGGAAGATTGTCCTGCAGATCTGCGGGAGGTCATTGACCAATGCCGAGCCTTTGACCCTTCTCAGCGCCCTTCTGCTGAGG AGATTGTGGACTCACTGGCTGAGttggagaaaaacagaaaccagGGAGGTTAA